A single genomic interval of Antechinus flavipes isolate AdamAnt ecotype Samford, QLD, Australia chromosome 1, AdamAnt_v2, whole genome shotgun sequence harbors:
- the LOC127556662 gene encoding importin-13-like: MEQREERSVSPGSGPDLCPSEPLPLALDFTVENVEKALNLLYYDPDIEKKNVAQEWLVQAQLSPQAWHFSWQLLQPDKVPEIQYFGASSLYLKISRYWSDIPADQYENLKAQLVAHIGRFASGPKMVLTRLCVTLASLALSMMPDAWPSAVADMVGLLQTEEAAGDWQDHCLALLELMIVLPEELETSRLPQERQSLVRAILAQEYRAIFPLLEQLLLQPQLPGAIKQKALKCFCSWVPLEVPLLDCELLMQAAFEALSDPELFDSSVEAIVSAISQPDSQRYVTTLLKLVPLVLGLQEQLQQAVQNGDLETSHGICRVAVALGENHSRALLDQMEHWQSFLALVNMIMFCTGIPGHSMVVNEITSSMTLTFWYTLQDDILSLEAEKQAMCQQLYRPVYFHLVDVLLYKAQFPADEEYSFWSSDEKEQFRIYRVDISDTLVNMYELLGAEMLNSLYDKLGRLLTNPQQPCAWQHTEALLYGFQSIAETIDVNHSEAVPGLVDLIPRISISNVHLADTVMFTIGALSEWLADHPGMINGVLPLVLHSLANPALSVSSVSTLKKICRECKNELPPFAANIVAVSQEVLMKQVHKTGQCMWLMQALGFLLSSLQVEESLKNLHSLVTPFIHQLGRLAEEMTSPANKLAIVHILGLISNLLSTLDISHHEDQSECSQLSKLPIPQKCNPVETVLQQVFQLIQKVLSKWLNDAQVVEAVCTILEKSVKTLLDDFAPMIPQLCEMLRQMFNAVPQASALNLTRQLVRIFAHEPAHFPPIKDLFFFITSITLTHFQQGPRNHRDVDSFMQLLAQVLKQKPDLFLSDSLDVKAMFQCGLLALRFPEALTVKAACGFFAELLPQCEEIPSIRQVVHEHGKVLLQTVLEVVSGQVSRSLLDSFADVIFALNKNCFSCLSEWIKEVMQLQGFPSPLLNAEQRDTFIQQVLKRRVNKRRVKEMVKELMLLCREVEDLDCTADYFGFAECEFL; the protein is encoded by the coding sequence ATGGAGCAGCGGGAGGAGCGGTCAGTGAGCCCCGGCTCGGGCCCTGACCTTTGCCCCAGCGAGCCCCTGCCTCTGGCGCTGGACTTCACTGTGGAGAACGTGGAGAAGGCCCTAAACCTGCTCTACTATGACCCTGACATCGAGAAAAAGAACGTGGCCCAGGAGTGGCTGGTGCAGGCCCAGCTCTCCCCTCAGGCCTGGCACTTCAGCTGGCAGCTGCTGCAGCCCGACAAGGTCCCCGAGATTCAGTACTTTGGCGCCAGCTCCCTGTACCTCAAGATATCCCGCTACTGGAGCGACATTCCCGCGGACCAGTACGAGAATCTGAAGGCCCAGCTGGTGGCGCACATAGGCCGCTTCGCCAGCGGCCCCAAGATGGTGTTGACGCGGCTGTGCGTCACGCTAGCCTCGCTGGCCCTGAGCATGATGCCGGACGCGTGGCCCTCTGCCGTGGCGGACATGGTGGGCCTGCTGCAGACCGAGGAGGCCGCCGGCGACTGGCAGGACCACTGCTTGGCCCTGCTGGAGCTCATGATCGTGCTTCCCGAGGAGCTCGAGACGAGCCGGCTCCCGCAGGAGCGCCAGAGCCTGGTGCGGGCTATCCTGGCGCAGGAGTACCGAGCCATCTTCCCGCTGCTGGAGCAGCTGCTGCTGCAGCCCCAGCTGCCCGGCGCCATCAAGCAGAAGGCGCTCAAGTGCTTCTGCAGCTGGGTGCCCCTGGAGGTGCCGCTCCTGGACTGCGAGCTGCTGATGCAGGCCGCCTTCGAGGCCCTCAGCGACCCCGAACTCTTCGACAGCAGCGTGGAGGCCATCGTCAGCGCCATCTCGCAGCCTGATTCGCAGAGGTACGTGACCACACTGCTCAAGCTGGTTCCCCTGGTGCTGGGGCTGCAGGAGCAGCTGCAGCAGGCGGTGCAGAACGGGGACTTGGAGACGTCTCACGGGATCTGCAGAGTTGCCGTGGCTTTGGGGGAGAACCACTCGAGAGCCCTGCTGGACCAGATGGAGCACTGGCAAAGTTTCTTGGCCTTGGTCAACATGATCATGTTCTGCACGGGCATCCCCGGCCACTCGATGGTGGTCAATGAGATCACCAGCTCCATGACGCTCACGTTCTGGTACACCCTGCAGGATGACATCTTGTCCCTAGAGGCAGAGAAGCAGGCCATGTGCCAGCAGCTGTATCGCCCTGTCTACTTCCACCTGGTGGACGTGCTCCTTTATAAGGCCCAGTTTCCCGCAGATGAAGAGTACAGCTTCTGGTCTTCAGATGAGAAGGAGCAGTTCCGGATCTACAGAGTGGACATTTCGGACACCCTCGTGAACATGTACGAGTTGCTAGGGGCAGAGATGCTGAATAGCCTCTATGACAAGCTGGGCCGCCTGCTCACCAACCCCCAGCAGCCTTGCGCCTGGCAGCACACCGAGGCTCTGCTCTATGGGTTCCAGTCCATTGCAGAAACCATTGATGTCAATCACTCCGAGGCGGTACCGGGACTCGTGGACCTCATCCCCCGCATCAGCATCAGCAACGTGCACCTGGCCGACACTGTCATGTTCACCATCGGGGCCCTGTCGGAGTGGCTGGCCGACCACCCCGGCATGATTAACGGGGTCCTGCCCCTGGTGCTGCACTCACTGGCCAATCCAGCCCTCTCCGTGTCTTCTGTGTCCACCCTCAAGAAGATCTGCCGGGAGTGCAAGAACGAGCTGCCTCCGTTTGCCGCCAACATTGTCGCAGTGTCCCAGGAGGTGCTGATGAAGCAGGTTCACAAGACGGGTCAGTGCATGTGGCTGATGCAAGCCCTTGGTTTTCTGCTGTCCTCCTTGCAAGTGGAAGAGAGTCTGAAAAACCTCCACTCGCTGGTCACACCCTTCATCCATCAGCTGGGGAGGCTGGCTGAGGAAATGACCAGCCCGGCTAACAAGCTGGCCATCGTCCACATCCTGGGGCTCATCTCAAACCTCCTCTCTACACTGGACATCAGTCACCATGAGGACCAGAGTGAATGCTCCCAGTTGAGTAAGCTGCCCATACCCCAGAAATGCAACCCGGTGGAGACTGTGCTGCAGCAAGTTTTCCAGCTCATCCAGAAGGTGCTGAGCAAGTGGTTAAATGATGCCCAGGTGGTAGAGGCGGTGTGCACCATCTTGGAGAAATCCGTCAAGACCTTGCTGGATGACTTTGCACCCATGATCCCCCAGCTCTGTGAGATGCTGAGACAGATGTTCAACGCAGTTCCTCAGGCCTCTGCCCTCAATCTCACTCGCCAGCTGGTACGCATCTTTGCCCACGAGCCGGCCCACTTTCCTCCCATCAAGGACCTCTTCTTCTTCATTACCTCTATCACACTTACCCACTTCCAGCAAGGGCCCAGGAATCATCGTGATGTTGATTCATTTATGCAACTCCTGGCCCAGGTCCTGAAGCAGAAGCCCGACCTCTTCCTATCTGACAGCCTGGATGTCAAGGCTATGTTCCAGTGCGGTCTGCTGGCACTCAGGTTTCCCGAGGCCCTGACGGTCAAGGCCGCCTGTGGCTTCTTCGCAGAATTGCTGCCCCAGTGTGAGGAGATCCCATCCATCAGGCAGGTGGTCCATGAGCACGGCAAAGTGCTGCTGCAGACTGTGCTCGAGGTGGTCAGTGGTCAGGTCTCCCGCAGCCTCCTGGATTCCTTTGCGGATGTCATCTTTGCCCTCAACAAAAACTGTTTCAGCTGCCTTAGCGAGTGGATCAAGGAGGTGATGCAGCTACAGGGTTTTCCCTCGCCTCTGCTTAATGCCGAGCAGAGAGATACCTTTATCCAGCAGGTCCTCAAAAGACGGGTGAACAAGCGTCGCGTGAAGGAGATGGTGAAAGAGTTAATGCTGCTCTGCCGGGAGGTCGAGGACCTTGACTGCACTGCTGACTACTTCGGGTTTGCTGAGTGCGAGTTTCTGTAG